The following is a genomic window from Streptomyces chrestomyceticus JCM 4735.
GTGGACAGGTAGTTGCGTACGGTGCCGTGCGAGAGGTGCAGGGCGGCGGCGATCTCCGCGTTGGTGGAGCCGTCCGCCGCCGCGCGCAGCACGTCGCACTCCCGGTCGGTGAGGGGGTTCGCCCCCTCCGACAGCGCGGCGGCGGCGAGCGCGGGGTCGATGACCTGGTCACCGCGGAGCACCCGCCGTACGGCGTCCGCCAACTGCGCGGCCGGGGCGTCCTTGACCAGGAACGCGTCGGCGCCGGACTCCATGGCGCGGCGCAGGTAGCCGGGCCGTCCGAAGGTGGTGAGGATGACGACCTTGAGCGCCGGGAACTCGGCGCGCAGCAGCGCGGCGGCGTCCAGACCGCTGAGGCCGGGCATCTCGATGTCGAGCAACGCCACGTCCACGGGCTGCTCCCGTACCGCGCCGACCACCTCGTCACCCCGCGCGGCCTGGACCACGACCTCCATGTCGGGTTCCAGTCCCAGCAGCGCGGCCAGCGCTTCCCGGACCATGGACTGGTCCTCGGCGAGGAGGAGGCGCACTTTCTTCACGGGCTGCTCGCCGTGCGGGTCAGTCATGCGGCCAGCCTAGCCAGACGGGGGAAAGCGCAGGTCAGCGGGCAGGGGCGGATGGTGGGGGCGGGGCGCGGGGCTCAGCGGAACTCAGTGGGACTCAGCGGAACTCAGTGGGGCTCAGCAGGAATCACATGTAGAAGCGCTTGTGCTGCTGCGTCGGTTCGAAGGTCTGGCGGCAGCCGGAGCACCACCAGTGCCAGGTCTCCGGCGCCCGGCCGGAGTCGCTGGTGTCCTTCCACAGGCGGCGCCGGTCGCGGCAGGCCGGGCAGCCGGGCGGGGCGAGGGGACCGACGACGGCCCGCGGGTCGATGGGTGGCATGGCGCCAGCCTGCACACCCCGGAGCGCCGGTGCGCCGGTTCCCGCGCCGGGCCACTCCAACGGGCGGAGCGGGAGTGCGCGCCCGCGCGCCGGAGCCACCGGAGCGCACAGCCGTACGCCTCACGCCCCCGACGGGCGCTGCTCCGCGGACCGGGTGACCGCGTCCGGCACCGGCAGGCCGCCGAGCGGTACGTATGCGCGGAGGGCGAAGCCGCGGCCCCGCGGCGCCGAGCCCGTCTCCAGGCGGCCGTCGGTCAGCGCCAGCCGTTCGCGCAGCCCGCTCAGGCCGTTCCCGTCGTGGTTCCCGCCGCGCGGCGGCCCGGTGCCGTCGTCGACGACGGACAGGCACAGGTAGCGCCGTTCGTCGGCCTCCCACTCCTCGGTGAGCAGCACCTCGCAGCGGCCCGCGCCACTGTGCCGTACGACGTTGGTGACGGCTTCCCGCAGCGACCAGGCCAGGGCGCCCTCCCCGTCCTCCGTAAGACCCCGGTGCTCCTGTTCCACGGCCGGGTCGATGTCCGCCGCGATCGCCGCGGTGCGCAGCGCGGCGCGGGCCCCGGCCAGTTCCACGACCAGGCGGGGACGCCGGTAGCCGGTGACGGCCTCGCGGACGTCCACCAGCGCCTGGCGGCTGACCCGTTCGATGTCGGCGACCTGCTGGGCCGCGCGGTCCGGCTCGGCGGGCAGCATCCGCCCGGCCAGTTCGCTCTTGAGCGTGATCAGGGAGAGCGAGTGGCCGAGGAGGTCGTGCAGGTCGCGGGCGAGCCGCAGCCGCTCCTCGTTGGCGGCCAGCCGCGCGACCTCCTCCCGCGCCTCGCGCAACTCCTTCGTCGTACGGATCAGATGCTGCACGCCGACCATCGCGAAGCCGCTGAGCAGGCAGGGCAGGGCGTACGCGAAGAGGTAGGCGCGGACGTCCGCGTAGCGCAGGCCGATCAGTACGAGGACGGCGGTCAGCGCGGGGATGGCCCACCGGGAGACGCTGAACGGCTGGGTGACGGCCACCGCGACACACACGAAGGTGAAGAGCACCAGCCAGTTCGGCCCGATGACCGAGGCCAGCAGGCCGGCGAGTACCGCGATGAAGGCCACGGCCGCCCGGACCGCCGCGTTCTTCACGGGCCGGTGGGCCATGTGGCGGAAGAGCACGACGAAGTAGACGGCGACGAACGTCAGGAGACCGGCACAGCCCAGCAGCTCGTGCGCCGGGGACAGCCCGCCGTCGGCCAGGTCACCGATCGGCCCCGCCAGGTACAGGAACCAGATGACGACCCAGGCGCTCTTCACCAGCGCCTGCCGACGGGTACGGGGCGCCGTTCCGATCAGCACCGGGCTGGGCTCGGTCTCCGCCGTCTTCATGCCGTTCGGGTGTCCTTCCGGTAGAGCCAGCCCGCGCCGCCCGCGAAGACGAGCAGATAGCCGGCGAGGATGGCCAGGTCCTTGGCGTCCGGGGCGTGGCCGCCCTCGATGGCCGTGCCGAGCGCGGCGTACGCGTGGGTCGGCAGCCACTCGGCGATGTTCTGCACCCACTGCGGCAGGATCGTCAGCGGCATCCACAGCCCGCCGAGGAACGCCAGCACGAAGTAGATCATCATCGCGATCGGGCGGACCGCGTCACCGCTGGCCAGGTAGCCGATGGCGACGCCGAGCGCGGCGAACACGAAGCTGCCGAGCCAGGTGGCGACGAGGATGGCGATCCACTGCCAGGCCTCCAGCCGGACGCCCTTGACCGTCGCGGCAACGAGCATGACGAGCACGATGGACGGCAGGCTGACCGTCGCGGCGGCGCCCATCTTCGCGGCGACGTAGCCGCGTCCGGGCAGCGCGGTCAGCCGAAGCTGCCGCACCCAGCCCTTCTCGCGCTCCTTGGCGATCGCCTCGCTGTTGCCGATCAGGACGGCGGTCATCGCGCCGAACGCC
Proteins encoded in this region:
- a CDS encoding response regulator transcription factor; protein product: MTDPHGEQPVKKVRLLLAEDQSMVREALAALLGLEPDMEVVVQAARGDEVVGAVREQPVDVALLDIEMPGLSGLDAAALLRAEFPALKVVILTTFGRPGYLRRAMESGADAFLVKDAPAAQLADAVRRVLRGDQVIDPALAAAALSEGANPLTDRECDVLRAAADGSTNAEIAAALHLSHGTVRNYLSTAIQKTGARNRAEAVRTAGAKGWL
- a CDS encoding ABC transporter permease; this translates as MTTLIKLEIVRSLRNKKFMFFSVIYPPVLYLIIAGGADSKPIPGMTLDMPLYFMVSMAAFGAMTAVLIGNSEAIAKEREKGWVRQLRLTALPGRGYVAAKMGAAATVSLPSIVLVMLVAATVKGVRLEAWQWIAILVATWLGSFVFAALGVAIGYLASGDAVRPIAMMIYFVLAFLGGLWMPLTILPQWVQNIAEWLPTHAYAALGTAIEGGHAPDAKDLAILAGYLLVFAGGAGWLYRKDTRTA
- a CDS encoding sensor histidine kinase, whose protein sequence is MKTAETEPSPVLIGTAPRTRRQALVKSAWVVIWFLYLAGPIGDLADGGLSPAHELLGCAGLLTFVAVYFVVLFRHMAHRPVKNAAVRAAVAFIAVLAGLLASVIGPNWLVLFTFVCVAVAVTQPFSVSRWAIPALTAVLVLIGLRYADVRAYLFAYALPCLLSGFAMVGVQHLIRTTKELREAREEVARLAANEERLRLARDLHDLLGHSLSLITLKSELAGRMLPAEPDRAAQQVADIERVSRQALVDVREAVTGYRRPRLVVELAGARAALRTAAIAADIDPAVEQEHRGLTEDGEGALAWSLREAVTNVVRHSGAGRCEVLLTEEWEADERRYLCLSVVDDGTGPPRGGNHDGNGLSGLRERLALTDGRLETGSAPRGRGFALRAYVPLGGLPVPDAVTRSAEQRPSGA